A genomic stretch from Coregonus clupeaformis isolate EN_2021a chromosome 23, ASM2061545v1, whole genome shotgun sequence includes:
- the LOC121536088 gene encoding collagen alpha-3(VI) chain-like has protein sequence MRTVIVQVTTMTPTVIPTILVESQAPRRDVVFLLDGSDGTRSGFPAMRDFVQRVVETLGVDENKDRVAVVQYSRDPAAQFYLNTYTTKGEILNTVRGLRHKGGRPLNTGAALQYVRDNVFTASSGSRRFEGVPQLLILLSGGRSFDNVDTPASALKELGVLIFGIGTRSSDSRELQRISHDPSYALSVSDFTDLPNIQQQLLSSVEAVVIDVTPESPTVLVDHDTSRKDVVFLVDGSDGARNGFPAMRDFVQRVVGKLNVGGDKDRVSVVQYGRDQEVHFYLNTYTTKEDILDTVRSLRHRGGRPLNTGAALQYVRDNVFTASSGSRSQEGVPQMLILLSGGRSSDNVDIPASALKKSGVLIFGIGTRNSSREVERIATDPSFSQSVSEFTDLPSVQEQFFSTLITVQVEATPITPTVIVDQSIARKDVVFLLDGSDGTKNGFPAMRDFVQRVVEKLTVEENRDRVSVVQYSRESEAHFYLNTYTTKEDVVETVRGLRHKGGRPLNTGAALQYVRDNVFIASSGSRRLEGVPQILILLNGGRSFDNVDTPASALKELGVLVFGIGTRSSDSRELQKISYDPSYALSVSEFTDLPNVQQQLLSAISTVIVQVTTMTPTVIPTILVESQAPRRDVVFLLDGSDGTRSGFPAMRDFVQRVVETLGVDENKDRVAVVQYSRDPAAQFYLNTYTTKGEILNTVRGLRHKGGRPLNTGAALQYVRDNVFTASSGSRRFEGVPQLLILLSGGRSFDNVDTPASALKELGVLIFGIGTRSSDSRELQRISHDPSYALSVSDFTDLPNIQQQLLSSVEAVVIDVTPESPTVLVDHDTSRKDVVFLVDGSDGARNGFPAMRDFVQRVVGKLNVGGDKDRVSVVQYGRDQEVHFYLNTYTTKEDILDTVRSLRHRGGRPLNTGAALQYVRDNVFTASSGSRSQEGVPQMLILLSGGRSSDNVDIPASALKKSGVLIFGIGTRNSSREVERIATDPSFSQSVSEFTDLPSVQEQFFSTLITVQVEATPITPTVIVDQSIARKDVVFLLDGSDGTKNGFPAMRDFVQRVVEKLTVEENRDRVSVVQYSRESEAHFYLNTYTTKEDVVETVRGLRHKGGRPLNTGAALQYVRDNVFIASSGSRRLEGVPQILILLNGGRSFDNVDTPASALKELGVLVFGIGTRSSDSRELQKISYDPSYALSVSEFTDLPNVQQQLLSAISTVIVQVTTMTPTVIPTILVESQAPRRDVVFLLDGSDGTRSGFPAMRDFVQRVVETLGVDENKDRVAVVQYSRDPAAQFYLNTYTTKGEILNTVRGLRHKGGRPLNTGAALQYVRDNVFTASSGSRRFEGVPQLLILLSGGRSFDNVDTPASALKELGVLIFGIGTRSSDSRELQRISHDPSYALSVSDFTDLPNIQQQLLSSVEAVVIDVTPESPTVLVDHDTSRKDVVFLVDGSDGARNGFPAMRDFVQRVVGKLNVGGDKDRVSVVQYGRDQEVHFYLNTYTTKEDILDTVRSLRHRGGRPLNTGAALQYVRDNVFTASSGSRSQEGVPQMLILLSGGKSGVLIFGIGTRNSSREVQRIATDPSFSQSVSEFTDLPSIQEQFFSTLITVKVEATPITPTVIVDQSIARKDVVFLLDGSDGTKNGFPAMRDFVQRVVEKLTVEENRDRVSVVQYSRESEAHFYLNTHTTKEDVVETVRGLRHKGGRPLNTGAALQYVRDNVFTASSGSRRLEGVPQILILLNGGRSFDNVDTPASALKELGVLVFGIGTRSSDSRELQKISYDPSYALSVSEFTDLPNVQQQLLSAISTVIVQVTTMTPTVIPTILVESQAPRRDVVFLLDGSDGTRSGFPAMRDFVQRVVETLGVDENKDRVAVVQYSRDPAAQFYLNTYTTKGEILNTVRGLRHKGGRPLNTGAALQYVRDNVFTASSGSRRFEGVPQLLILLSGGRSFDNVDTPASALKELGVLIFGIGTRSSDSRELQRISHDPSYALSVSDFTDLPNIQQQLLSSVEAVVIDVTPESPTVLVDHDTSRKDVVFLVDGSDGARNGFPAMRDFVQRVVGKLNVGGDKDRVSVVQYGRDQEVHFYLNTYTTKEDILDTVRSLRHRGGRPLNTGAALQYVRDNVFTASSGSRSQEGVPQMLILLSGGRSSDNVDIPASALKKSGVLIFGIGTRNSSREVERIATDPSFSQSVSEFTDLPSVQEQFFSTLITVQVEATPITPTVIVDQSIARKDVVFLLDGSDGTKNGFPAMRDFVQRVVEKLTVEENRDRVSVVQYSRESEAHFYLNTYTTKEDVVETVRGLRHKGGRPLNTGAALQYVRDNVFIASSGSRRLEGVPQILILLNGGRSFDNVDTPASALKELGVLVFGIGTRSSDSKELQKISYDPSYALSVSEFTDLPNVQQQLLSAISTVIVQVTTMTPTVIPTILVESQAPRRDVVFLLDGSDGTRSGFPAMRDFVQRVVETLGVDENKDRVAVVQYSRDPAAQFYLNTYTTKGEILNTVRGLRHKGGRPLNTGAALQYVRDNVFTASSGSRRFEGVPQLLILLSGGRSFDNVDTPASALKELGVLIFGIGTRSSDSRELQRISHDPSYALSVSDFTDLPNIQQQLLSSVEAVVIDVTPESPTVLVDHDTSRKDVVFLVDGSDGARNGFPAMRDFVQRVVGKLNVGGDKDRVSVVQYGRDQEVHFYLNTYTTKEDILDTVRSLRHRGGRPP, from the exons ATGAGGACTGTCATTGTACAGGTCACGACCATGACACCAACAGTAATACCAACAATACTAG TTGAGAGTCAGGCTCCCAGGAGGGATGTCGTGTTCTTGCTGGATGGATCTGATGGCACTAGGAGTGGATTCCCAGCAATGCGGGACTTTGTTCAAAGAGTGGTGGAGACACTCGGTGTGGATGAGAACAAAGATCGCGTTGCTgtggtccagtacagtagagatcCAGCTGCCCAATTCTATCTGAACACCTACACAACAAAAGGAGAGATTCTCAACACTGTAAGAGGTCTGAGACACAAAGGTGGGAGACCTCTcaacactggagcagctctccagtacgtgagagacaatgtctttactgCCTCCTCCGGAAGTCGACGCTTTGAAGGTGTTCCACAGTTACTGATTCTGCTGAGTGGTGGAAGGTCCTTTGACAATGTTGACACTCCAGCTTCTGCTCTGAAGGAGCTTGGGGTCTTGATCTTTGGAATTGGAACAAGGAGTTCTGATAGCAGAGAATTGCAGAGGATATCACATGATCCCAGttacgctctgtctgtctctgacttcaCTGACCTTCCAAACATCCAGCAGCAACTTCTGTCCTCGGTGGAGGCAGTTGTTATTGACGTTACTCCAGAATCGCCAACAGTTTTAG TTGATCATGACACCTCCAGAAAGGATGTGGTATTCCTTGTGGATGGTTCTGATGGCGCAAGGAATGGATTCCCAGCAATGCGTGATTTTGTTCAGAGAGTAGTGGGGAAACTCAATGTGGGAGGAGACAAAGACCGCGTTTCTGTTGTCCAGTACGGTAGAGATCAAGAAGTTCATTTCTATCTGAACACATACACCACCAAGGAGGACATTCTTGACACTGTCAGAAGTCTGAGGCACAGAGGAGGTAGACCCCTTAACACTGGGGCAGCCCTCCAATACGTAAGGGACAACGTCTTTACTGCCTCCTCAGGAAGCAGAAGCCAAGAGGGCGTCCCTCAGATGCTGATACTTCTGAGTGGGGGAAGGTCCAGTGATAATGTTGACATACCAGCTTCTGCCCTGAAAAAGAGTGGGGTCTTGATCTTTGGCATTGGAACCAGAAATTCCAGCAGAGAGGTCGAAAGGATTGCCACTGATCCTAGTTtttcccagtctgtttctgaattCACTGACCTCCCCAGCGTCCAGGAGCAGTTTTTCTCCACACTCATAACTGTACAAGTTGAGGCTACACCCATAACCCCAACAGTCATAG TGGACCAAAGCATTGCCAGAAAGGATGTAGTATTCCTGCTGGATGGTTCTGATGGCACTAAGAATGGCTTCCCAGCAATGCGTGACTTTGTTCAAAGAGTGGTAGAGAAACTCACTGTGGAGGAAAACAGAGATCGAGTCTCTGTGGTCCAGTATAGCAGAGAATCAGAGGCCCACTTCTATCTGAACACTTATACAACAAAGGAAGATGTTGTGGAGACCGTAAGAGGCCTGAGGCACAAAGGAGGGAGACCCCTCAACACTGGGGCAGCTCTCCAGTATGTCAGGGACAATGTCTTTATTGCCTCCTCCGGAAGTAGGCGCCTTGAAGGTGTTCCACAGATTCTGATACTGTTGAATGGTGGAAGGTCCTTTGACAATGTAGATACACCAGCGTCTGCTCTCAAGGAGCTTGGTGTCTTGGTGTTTGGAATTGGAACAAGGAGCTCTGATAGCAGAGAATTACAAAAGATATCCTATGACCCCAGCTATGCTCTTTCCGTGTCTGAATTTACTGACCTCCCCAATGTCCAACAGCAGCTTCTTTCTGCTATAAGCACTGTCATTGTACAGGTGACAACCATGACACCAACAGTAATACCAACAATACTAG TTGAGAGTCAGGCTCCCAGGAGGGATGTCGTGTTCTTGCTGGATGGATCTGATGGCACTAGGAGTGGATTCCCAGCAATGCGGGACTTTGTTCAAAGAGTGGTGGAGACACTCGGTGTGGATGAGAACAAAGATCGCGTTGCTgtggtccagtacagtagagatcCAGCTGCCCAATTCTATCTGAACACCTACACAACAAAAGGAGAGATTCTCAACACTGTAAGAGGTCTGAGACACAAAGGTGGGAGACCTCTcaacactggagcagctctccagtacgtgagagacaatgtctttactgCCTCCTCCGGAAGTCGACGCTTTGAAGGTGTTCCACAGTTACTGATTCTGCTGAGTGGTGGAAGGTCCTTTGACAATGTTGACACTCCAGCTTCTGCTCTGAAGGAGCTTGGGGTCTTGATCTTTGGAATTGGAACAAGGAGTTCTGATAGCAGAGAATTGCAGAGGATATCACATGATCCCAGttacgctctgtctgtctctgacttcaCTGACCTTCCAAACATCCAGCAGCAACTTCTGTCCTCGGTGGAGGCAGTTGTTATTGACGTTACTCCAGAATCGCCAACAGTTTTAG TTGATCATGACACCTCCAGAAAGGATGTGGTATTCCTTGTGGATGGTTCTGATGGCGCAAGGAATGGATTCCCAGCAATGCGTGATTTTGTTCAGAGAGTAGTGGGGAAACTCAATGTGGGAGGAGACAAAGACCGCGTTTCTGTTGTCCAGTACGGTAGAGATCAAGAAGTTCATTTCTATCTGAACACATACACCACCAAGGAGGACATTCTTGACACTGTCAGAAGTCTGAGGCACAGAGGAGGTAGACCCCTTAACACTGGGGCAGCCCTCCAATACGTAAGGGACAACGTCTTTACTGCCTCCTCAGGAAGCAGAAGCCAAGAGGGCGTCCCTCAGATGCTGATACTTCTGAGTGGGGGAAGGTCCAGTGATAATGTTGACATACCAGCTTCTGCCCTGAAAAAGAGTGGGGTCTTGATCTTTGGCATTGGAACCAGAAATTCCAGCAGAGAGGTCGAAAGGATTGCCACTGATCCTAGTTtttcccagtctgtttctgaattCACTGACCTCCCCAGCGTCCAGGAGCAGTTTTTCTCCACACTCATAACTGTACAAGTTGAGGCTACACCCATAACCCCAACAGTCATAG TGGACCAAAGCATTGCCAGAAAGGATGTAGTATTCCTGCTGGATGGTTCTGATGGCACTAAGAATGGCTTCCCAGCAATGCGTGACTTTGTTCAAAGAGTGGTAGAGAAACTCACTGTGGAGGAAAACAGAGATCGAGTCTCTGTGGTCCAGTATAGCAGAGAATCAGAGGCCCACTTCTATCTGAACACTTATACAACAAAGGAAGATGTTGTGGAGACCGTAAGAGGCCTGAGGCACAAAGGAGGGAGACCCCTCAACACTGGGGCAGCTCTCCAGTATGTCAGGGACAATGTCTTTATTGCCTCCTCCGGAAGTAGGCGCCTTGAAGGTGTTCCACAGATTCTGATACTGTTGAATGGTGGAAGGTCCTTTGACAATGTAGATACACCAGCGTCTGCTCTCAAGGAGCTTGGTGTCTTGGTGTTTGGAATTGGAACAAGGAGCTCTGATAGCAGAGAATTACAAAAGATATCCTATGACCCCAGCTATGCTCTTTCCGTGTCTGAATTTACTGACCTCCCCAATGTCCAACAGCAGCTTCTTTCTGCTATAAGCACTGTCATTGTACAGGTGACAACCATGACACCAACAGTAATACCAACAATACTAG TTGAGAGTCAGGCTCCCAGGAGGGATGTCGTGTTCTTGCTGGATGGATCTGATGGCACTAGGAGTGGATTCCCAGCAATGCGGGACTTTGTTCAAAGAGTGGTGGAGACACTCGGTGTGGATGAGAACAAAGATCGCGTTGCTgtggtccagtacagtagagatcCAGCTGCCCAATTCTATCTGAACACCTACACAACAAAAGGAGAGATTCTCAACACTGTAAGAGGTCTGAGACACAAAGGTGGGAGACCTCTcaacactggagcagctctccagtacgtgagagacaatgtctttactgCCTCCTCCGGAAGTCGACGCTTTGAAGGTGTTCCACAGTTACTGATTCTGCTGAGTGGTGGAAGGTCCTTTGACAATGTTGACACTCCAGCTTCTGCTCTGAAGGAGCTTGGGGTCTTGATCTTTGGAATTGGAACAAGGAGTTCTGATAGCAGAGAATTGCAGAGGATATCACATGATCCCAGttacgctctgtctgtctctgacttcaCTGACCTTCCAAACATCCAGCAGCAACTTCTGTCCTCGGTGGAGGCAGTTGTTATTGACGTTACTCCAGAATCGCCAACAGTTTTAG TTGATCATGACACCTCCAGAAAGGATGTGGTATTCCTTGTGGATGGTTCTGATGGCGCAAGGAATGGATTCCCAGCAATGCGTGATTTTGTTCAGAGAGTAGTGGGGAAACTCAATGTGGGAGGAGACAAAGACCGTGTTTCTGTTGTCCAGTACGGTAGAGATCAAGAAGTTCATTTCTATCTGAACACATACACCACCAAGGAGGACATTCTTGACACTGTCAGAAGTCTGAGGCACAGAGGAGGTAGACCCCTTAACACTGGGGCAGCCCTCCAATACGTAAGGGACAACGTCTTTACTGCCTCCTCAGGAAGCAGAAGCCAAGAGGGCGTCCCTCAGATGCTGATACTTCTGAGTGGGGGGAAG AGTGGGGTCTTGATCTTTGGCATTGGAACCAGAAATTCCAGCAGAGAGGTTCAAAGGATTGCCACTGATCCTAGTTtttcccagtctgtttctgaattCACTGACCTCCCCAGCATCCAGGAGCAGTTTTTCTCCACACTCATAACTGTAAAAGTTGAGGCTACACCCATAACCCCAACAGTCATAG TGGACCAAAGCATTGCCAGAAAGGATGTAGTATTCCTGCTGGATGGTTCTGATGGCACTAAGAATGGCTTCCCAGCAATGCGTGACTTTGTTCAAAGAGTGGTAGAGAAACTCACTGTGGAGGAAAACAGAGATCGAGTCTCTGTGGTCCAGTATAGCAGAGAATCAGAGGCCCACTTCTATCTGAACACTCATACAACAAAGGAAGACGTTGTGGAGACCGTAAGAGGCCTGAGGCACAAAGGAGGGAGACCCCTCAACACTGGGGCAGCTCTCCAGTATGTCAGGGACAATGTCTTTACTGCCTCCTCCGGAAGTAGGCGCCTTGAAGGTGTTCCACAGATTCTGATACTGTTGAATGGTGGAAGGTCCTTTGACAATGTAGATACACCAGCGTCTGCTCTCAAGGAGCTTGGTGTCTTGGTGTTTGGAATTGGAACAAGGAGCTCTGATAGCAGAGAATTACAAAAGATATCCTATGACCCCAGCTATGCTCTTTCCGTGTCTGAATTTACTGACCTCCCCAATGTCCAACAGCAGCTTCTTTCTGCTATAAGCACTGTCATTGTACAGGTGACAACCATGACACCAACAGTAATACCAACAATACTAG TTGAGAGTCAGGCTCCCAGGAGGGATGTCGTGTTCTTGCTGGATGGATCTGATGGCACTAGGAGTGGATTCCCAGCAATGCGGGACTTTGTTCAAAGAGTGGTGGAGACACTCGGTGTGGATGAGAACAAAGATCGCGTTGCTgtggtccagtacagtagagatcCAGCTGCCCAATTCTATCTGAACACCTACACAACAAAAGGAGAGATTCTCAACACTGTAAGAGGTCTGAGACACAAAGGTGGGAGACCTCTcaacactggagcagctctccagtacgtgagagacaatgtctttactgCCTCCTCCGGAAGTCGACGCTTTGAAGGTGTTCCACAGTTACTGATTCTGCTGAGTGGTGGAAGGTCCTTTGACAATGTTGACACTCCAGCTTCTGCTCTGAAGGAGCTTGGGGTCTTGATCTTTGGAATTGGAACAAGGAGTTCTGATAGCAGAGAATTGCAGAGGATATCACATGATCCCAGttacgctctgtctgtctctgacttcaCTGACCTTCCAAACATCCAGCAGCAACTTCTGTCCTCGGTGGAGGCAGTTGTTATTGACGTTACTCCAGAATCGCCAACAGTTTTAG TTGATCATGACACCTCCAGAAAGGATGTGGTATTTCTTGTGGATGGTTCTGATGGCGCAAGGAATGGATTCCCAGCAATGCGTGATTTTGTTCAGAGAGTAGTGGGGAAACTCAATGTGGGAGGAGACAAAGACCGCGTTTCTGTTGTCCAGTACGGTAGAGATCAAGAAGTTCATTTCTATCTGAACACATACACCACCAAGGAGGACATTCTCGACACTGTCAGAAGTCTGAGGCACAGAGGAGGTAGACCCCTTAACACTGGGGCAGCCCTCCAATACGTAAGGGACAACGTCTTTACTGCCTCCTCAGGAAGCAGAAGCCAAGAGGGCGTCCCTCAGATGCTGATACTTCTGAGTGGGGGAAGGTCCAGTGATAATGTTGACATACCAGCTTCTGCCCTGAAAAAGAGTGGGGTCTTGATCTTTGGCATTGGAACCAGAAATTCCAGCAGAGAGGTCGAAAGGATTGCCACTGATCCTAGTTtttcccagtctgtttctgaattCACTGACCTCCCCAGCGTCCAGGAGCAGTTTTTCTCCACACTCATAACTGTACAAGTTGAGGCTACACCCATAACCCCAACAGTCATAG TGGACCAAAGCATTGCCAGAAAGGATGTAGTATTCCTGCTGGATGGTTCTGATGGCACTAAGAATGGCTTCCCAGCAATGCGTGACTTTGTTCAAAGAGTGGTAGAGAAACTCACTGTGGAGGAAAACAGAGATCGAGTCTCTGTGGTCCAGTATAGCAGAGAATCAGAGGCCCACTTCTATCTGAACACTTATACAACAAAGGAAGACGTTGTGGAGACCGTAAGAGGCCTGAGGCACAAAGGAGGTAGACCCCTCAACACTGGGGCAGCTCTCCAGTATGTCAGGGACAATGTCTTTATTGCCTCCTCCGGAAGTAGGCGCCTTGAAGGTGTTCCACAGATTCTGATACTGTTGAATGGTGGAAGGTCCTTTGACAATGTAGATACACCAGCGTCTGCTCTCAAGGAGCTTGGTGTCTTGGTGTTTGGAATTGGAACAAGGAGCTCTGATAGCAAAGAATTACAAAAGATATCCTATGACCCCAGCTATGCTCTTTCCGTGTCTGAATTTACTGACCTCCCCAATGTCCAACAGCAGCTTCTTTCTGCTATAAGCACTGTCATTGTACAGGTGACAACCATGACACCAACAGTAATACCAACAATACTAG TTGAGAGTCAGGCTCCCAGGAGGGATGTCGTGTTCTTGCTGGATGGATCTGATGGCACTAGGAGTGGATTCCCAGCAATGCGGGACTTTGTTCAAAGAGTGGTGGAGACACTCGGTGTGGATGAGAACAAAGATCGCGTTGCTgtggtccagtacagtagagatcCAGCTGCCCAATTCTATCTGAACACCTACACAACAAAAGGAGAGATTCTCAACACTGTAAGAGGTCTGAGACACAAAGGTGGGAGACCTCTcaacactggagcagctctccagtacgtgagagacaatgtctttactgCATCCTCCGGAAGTCGACGCTTTGAAGGTGTTCCACAGTTACTGATTCTGCTGAGTGGTGGAAGGTCCTTTGACAATGTTGACACTCCAGCTTCTGCTCTGAAGGAGCTTGGGGTCTTGATCTTTGGAATTGGAACAAGGAGTTCTGATAGCAGAGAATTGCAGAGGATATCACATGATCCCAGttacgctctgtctgtctctgacttcaCTGACCTTCCAAACATCCAGCAGCAACTTCTGTCCTCGGTGGAGGCAGTTGTTATTGACGTTACTCCAGAATCGCCAACAGTTTTAG TTGATCATGACACCTCCAGAAAGGATGTGGTATTCCTTGTGGATGGTTCTGATGGCGCAAGGAATGGATTCCCAGCAATGCGTGATTTTGTTCAGAGAGTAGTGGGGAAACTCAATGTGGGAGGAGACAAAGACCGTGTTTCTGTTGTCCAGTACGGTAGAGATCAAGAAGTTCATTTCTATCTGAACACATACACCACCAAGGAGGACATTCTTGACACTGTCAGAAGTCTGAGGCACAGAGGAGGTAGACCCCCTTAA